A genome region from Arthrobacter sp. V1I9 includes the following:
- a CDS encoding heparan-alpha-glucosaminide N-acetyltransferase domain-containing protein, with the protein MTSRNAAASSRMAAGRSIPGRLHGIDAARGLALLGMMATHLLPTFESNADLTPTWIGLTFSGRAAALFAVLAGVGLALSTGKHKPLDGSDLSAARRGVALRALVIAAVGLTLGGLEVGVAIILVHYAVLFLCVLPFLGMRLKPLLSWAAGWILASPVLAYLLRPWLLAAAPPLRLGHNPSWEDLSTPTRLLVDVFFTGYYPVFQWLSYLLVGLVVGRLMLNKRLVPWVLLIGGTIVAFLAKALGTAAMENWGGRAALEKLLDSPGYPLHNVLQVNLTGIPQEGSWWWLASAAPHSATPLDLLHTSAVAAAVIGAFLLLGRLAEWVALDLLLPLRGAGAMTLTLYSVHVWVVSGFYLKPLPAGWTEDAMYFAQAAGAVMVGIVFVLLKWRGPLEWLGHAANQVGRGGVKAIS; encoded by the coding sequence ATGACCTCCCGCAACGCCGCCGCCTCCTCCCGGATGGCTGCAGGCCGCTCCATCCCGGGCCGGCTTCACGGCATCGACGCAGCGCGCGGGCTTGCCCTGCTGGGAATGATGGCCACGCACCTGCTTCCCACTTTTGAATCGAACGCCGACCTGACCCCCACCTGGATCGGCCTGACCTTTTCGGGCAGGGCCGCCGCACTCTTCGCAGTACTGGCAGGGGTTGGCCTCGCGTTGTCCACTGGAAAGCACAAGCCGCTGGATGGCTCCGACCTTTCGGCAGCGAGGCGCGGGGTGGCCCTGCGCGCCCTGGTAATTGCCGCCGTCGGGCTCACCTTGGGTGGCCTGGAAGTGGGCGTGGCCATCATTTTGGTCCATTACGCAGTGCTGTTCCTGTGTGTCCTGCCGTTCCTGGGCATGCGGCTGAAGCCGCTCCTCAGTTGGGCCGCTGGCTGGATCCTGGCCTCGCCGGTGCTGGCGTACCTGTTGCGTCCCTGGCTGCTGGCTGCGGCCCCGCCGCTGAGGCTTGGCCACAATCCCTCCTGGGAGGACTTGTCCACGCCCACCCGCCTCCTGGTCGACGTTTTTTTCACGGGCTACTACCCCGTCTTCCAGTGGCTGTCCTACCTGCTGGTGGGGCTCGTCGTCGGCCGCCTGATGCTCAACAAGCGACTGGTCCCTTGGGTGCTGTTGATCGGCGGCACCATTGTTGCCTTCCTGGCCAAGGCCTTGGGCACCGCGGCCATGGAGAACTGGGGCGGCCGGGCCGCCCTCGAGAAGCTGCTGGACTCCCCCGGCTACCCGCTGCACAATGTTCTGCAGGTCAACCTGACGGGTATCCCGCAGGAGGGATCCTGGTGGTGGCTGGCGTCCGCGGCGCCCCACTCCGCAACCCCCCTCGACCTGCTCCACACATCCGCGGTGGCAGCGGCGGTGATCGGGGCGTTCCTTCTCCTGGGCAGGCTGGCTGAATGGGTGGCGTTGGATCTGTTGCTGCCCCTGCGCGGCGCGGGCGCCATGACCCTGACCCTGTACTCCGTCCACGTGTGGGTGGTTTCGGGCTTCTACCTGAAGCCCCTCCCCGCCGGCTGGACTGAGGACGCCATGTACTTCGCCCAGGCTGCCGGTGCAGTAATGGTGGGCATCGTGTTTGTGCTGCTGAAGTGGCGCGGGCCCCTGGAATGGCTGGGGCATGCGGCGAACCAGGTGGGCCGCGGCGGCGTCAAGGCTATCAGCTAG